One window of the Rhodothermales bacterium genome contains the following:
- a CDS encoding extracellular solute-binding protein — translation MKHTLFVAILLFAGCASESKKETLVIYSPHGKEMLSAFERIFEEAHPDVDVQWLDMGGQNAYDRIRTERARPQASLWWGGSNVAFERAGAEGLLEPYRPTWADHIDTQARSGEDLWYGTFYTPEVIAFNSRTLPDTELPLDWDDLLDPKWKDRILIRYPLDSATMRTIFGAMIMRQPTLEDGYAWLARLDMNTKTYTADPTQLYLKLAREEGEVTLWNMPDIFLQMSDNGYPFGWFVPASGTPVLTDGIALVKNGPNLARARQFYEMATSDSAMVYQSRLFYRIPTRTDIQPESLPDWVRQADLRPMDVDWVRLADEGASWMQYWDENIKGRGEAYLKEKGIPVAP, via the coding sequence ATGAAGCACACCCTGTTCGTCGCCATCCTCCTGTTCGCCGGCTGTGCGTCGGAATCGAAGAAAGAAACCCTCGTCATCTATTCGCCCCACGGAAAGGAGATGCTGTCGGCCTTCGAGCGGATCTTTGAGGAGGCGCATCCGGACGTCGACGTCCAGTGGCTCGACATGGGCGGTCAGAATGCGTACGACCGCATCCGGACCGAGCGCGCGCGGCCGCAGGCGAGCCTGTGGTGGGGCGGGTCGAACGTCGCCTTCGAACGTGCCGGCGCGGAAGGACTGCTCGAACCCTACCGACCAACCTGGGCGGACCACATCGACACGCAGGCGCGGAGCGGCGAAGACCTCTGGTACGGCACGTTCTACACCCCGGAGGTGATCGCCTTTAACAGCCGCACGCTGCCGGATACCGAGTTGCCGCTCGATTGGGACGACCTGCTCGATCCGAAATGGAAAGATCGGATCCTCATCCGCTATCCCCTCGATTCCGCGACGATGCGCACCATTTTCGGGGCCATGATCATGCGGCAACCGACGCTGGAAGACGGCTACGCCTGGCTGGCGCGGCTGGACATGAATACCAAAACCTATACGGCCGACCCGACGCAGCTCTACCTCAAACTGGCGCGCGAGGAAGGGGAGGTGACGCTCTGGAACATGCCCGACATCTTCCTGCAGATGAGCGACAACGGCTACCCTTTCGGCTGGTTCGTGCCGGCGAGCGGCACCCCGGTCCTCACCGACGGCATCGCACTCGTCAAGAACGGCCCCAATCTCGCGCGAGCGCGCCAGTTCTACGAGATGGCGACATCGGACAGCGCGATGGTCTACCAGTCCCGGCTGTTCTACCGCATCCCCACGCGGACGGACATCCAGCCGGAGTCGTTGCCGGATTGGGTGCGTCAGGCGGACCTGCGTCCGATGGACGTCGACTGGGTCCGGCTCGCCGACGAGGGCGCCTCATGGATGCAGTACTGGGACGAAAACATCAAAGGCCGCGGCGAGGCCTACCTGAAGGAAAAAGGCATCCCCGTCGCCCCGTAG